The following coding sequences lie in one Metallumcola ferriviriculae genomic window:
- a CDS encoding CobW family GTP-binding protein: protein MRVQVVCGFLGAGKTTLIQNILTKAEDNVAVLVNDMGELGLDGSFLASTSSVDIVQLPGGCICCSLRSNLAEAIKDIKDKFNPEKLYIEPSGIAVGILGVLDELGPLVAVEAVVGVIDAAVYLEDAHMFGPFYKDQIKNSDILLINKIDLISEKLLKRVEDEIGRLNPAAVLFRTKHCKVSLPPGDHHQPTAKFDFHSSLETVVIRPGTVISTQSIEYLGQSLASGEFGQIIRAKGLVHTHRGWFRFDFTKTRYSIVEFPRSDFSRVVFIGTGIKQSMLAKVLCEG from the coding sequence ATGCGTGTCCAGGTGGTCTGCGGCTTCTTAGGCGCAGGCAAAACAACACTAATTCAAAATATCTTAACCAAAGCAGAGGACAATGTGGCGGTGCTGGTCAATGATATGGGTGAATTGGGCCTAGACGGCAGTTTTCTGGCTAGTACCAGTAGCGTGGATATCGTGCAGCTGCCGGGCGGTTGTATCTGCTGTTCACTGCGTAGTAACCTGGCTGAAGCAATCAAAGATATCAAAGACAAGTTCAACCCGGAAAAGCTATACATTGAGCCATCGGGCATAGCGGTAGGAATTCTGGGGGTTCTTGATGAATTGGGTCCCTTGGTGGCAGTGGAGGCAGTAGTAGGTGTGATTGATGCGGCTGTGTATCTGGAAGATGCCCATATGTTTGGCCCTTTTTACAAGGACCAGATAAAGAATTCTGATATTTTATTGATTAATAAGATTGATTTAATTTCAGAGAAATTGCTGAAGAGAGTGGAGGATGAAATTGGCAGGCTGAATCCTGCGGCAGTACTTTTCAGGACGAAACATTGTAAAGTATCACTTCCTCCTGGTGACCACCACCAACCGACGGCCAAATTTGATTTCCATTCTTCGTTGGAAACTGTGGTAATACGCCCCGGCACCGTTATCAGTACTCAGTCTATAGAATACTTGGGGCAGTCATTGGCATCAGGTGAATTTGGGCAGATTATTAGGGCGAAGGGACTGGTGCATACGCACCGGGGTTGGTTTCGTTTTGACTTTACTAAAACCCGGTATTCAATAGTAGAATTTCCCCGGTCAGATTTCAGCAGGGTGGTTTTTATCGGCACTGGGATTAAACAGTCAATGTTAGCAAAGGTTTTGTGTGAAGGATAA
- a CDS encoding (Fe-S)-binding protein yields MKEKKLPLEVLSSRQLLELQACTRCGECLNWCPVYAKDSREEITPRAKLLRLKSAVKEEYSVFTKLFSKGKTKFPIDQQLMQIITQCSVCGQCHYVCPVRIDTVELWEAVREMLVAGGVHLPKGQWEMAKAIKESDNPWNHPNDLRYAWMNKALTENLIEKRPKNILKEEASVLYFVGCTAAYDEKINATAQQTINLLQAAEVDFGVLGENEPCCRGKLRRVGDPAWREYALENIEMLNSLNIDTVVISCPGCYKTIKQDYTKLKQLNFKIYHLTEYVQQLYDQGKIKFTQPMDLSVTYHDPCHLGRHNRIYDAPRDVIKALPGIQLIEMERIRQNSRCCGVGGGLKMAFPELQTEMSVERIHDAEKTGAEAVVTPCPSCYSGLKKGIDASDSTIKLYHFTELVTAALDVRPERDAGVIGGVG; encoded by the coding sequence TTGAAAGAAAAAAAACTACCGCTGGAAGTACTAAGCAGTAGACAACTATTGGAACTGCAGGCCTGCACCAGATGTGGAGAGTGTCTAAATTGGTGTCCCGTTTATGCAAAAGATTCCAGGGAGGAAATCACCCCTCGGGCCAAGCTGTTACGTCTGAAATCCGCTGTTAAGGAAGAGTATTCTGTCTTCACCAAACTTTTTTCAAAGGGTAAAACCAAGTTTCCTATTGATCAACAGTTGATGCAGATTATTACCCAGTGTTCCGTCTGCGGTCAGTGCCATTATGTGTGTCCGGTACGAATAGATACAGTAGAATTGTGGGAGGCAGTGAGGGAAATGCTGGTTGCTGGCGGGGTCCATCTTCCTAAAGGGCAGTGGGAAATGGCAAAGGCGATTAAAGAAAGCGATAACCCATGGAATCATCCCAATGATCTTCGCTATGCATGGATGAACAAAGCCCTAACAGAAAATTTGATTGAAAAAAGGCCAAAAAACATATTGAAGGAAGAAGCATCGGTACTGTATTTTGTAGGTTGTACAGCGGCATATGATGAGAAAATCAATGCTACTGCACAGCAAACCATTAATCTTTTACAGGCGGCAGAGGTTGACTTCGGCGTATTGGGCGAAAATGAACCGTGCTGCCGCGGTAAGCTGCGGCGCGTTGGTGACCCGGCGTGGAGAGAGTATGCCTTGGAAAACATTGAGATGCTTAATAGTTTAAATATTGATACTGTTGTGATTTCGTGTCCCGGCTGTTACAAAACCATTAAGCAGGATTACACCAAGCTTAAGCAGTTAAACTTTAAAATCTATCACCTGACGGAATATGTGCAGCAGCTTTATGATCAGGGAAAAATTAAATTTACTCAACCAATGGATTTAAGCGTCACATATCATGACCCCTGCCACCTTGGGAGGCACAATAGAATTTACGACGCGCCCCGTGATGTCATCAAGGCACTGCCGGGTATTCAATTGATTGAAATGGAGCGTATTAGGCAGAACTCCCGCTGCTGCGGTGTTGGCGGCGGGCTGAAAATGGCTTTTCCCGAGCTGCAGACCGAAATGAGTGTGGAACGAATTCATGATGCGGAGAAAACTGGTGCGGAGGCGGTAGTTACTCCCTGCCCTTCATGCTATTCAGGTTTAAAAAAGGGAATAGACGCTTCTGATTCAACCATTAAGCTGTATCATTTTACAGAGTTGGTAACTGCTGCTCTAGACGTAAGACCGGAACGGGATGCAGGAGTAATTGGAGGGGTGGGGTAA
- a CDS encoding respiratory nitrate reductase subunit gamma → MPADFYQVYYYKPWPIFWVLHLAALIIFTLGMWDHVAIMLRGKRRNLYNPFKIYHAAHGIFMEVVFQRQLWRQSKVRWLMHMAIFWGFISLLLLTTLLSVIADGSVLPEVFRQYWLAGSGVQVIDVWGDVGGLVMLIGVLTALFRRKLIQVEQLNTLAMDTNILWILLGLLVSGFAIEGIRFASITGTVGPNYAFVGGWAAELLAGVQNKQLYLSVLWVAHGLFSAGFIAYIPFSKFMHIFSAPLEIAVNASEDGLRSDLY, encoded by the coding sequence GTGCCGGCGGATTTCTACCAAGTTTATTACTATAAGCCTTGGCCAATTTTTTGGGTGCTGCATCTAGCCGCTTTAATAATTTTCACACTAGGAATGTGGGACCATGTCGCTATCATGCTGCGAGGCAAGCGAAGAAATTTATATAACCCATTTAAAATCTATCACGCGGCCCATGGGATATTCATGGAGGTTGTTTTTCAACGACAGTTGTGGCGTCAGTCCAAAGTGAGATGGTTGATGCATATGGCAATTTTTTGGGGATTTATTAGTTTACTTTTACTAACCACCCTGCTGTCAGTAATAGCTGATGGGTCCGTACTCCCGGAGGTATTTAGGCAGTACTGGCTGGCGGGCAGTGGTGTCCAAGTCATTGACGTCTGGGGGGATGTAGGCGGCCTGGTTATGCTTATTGGTGTGCTGACAGCCCTGTTCCGGCGAAAATTAATTCAAGTGGAACAACTAAATACCCTAGCCATGGATACAAATATACTTTGGATATTATTGGGGTTGTTAGTGAGTGGGTTTGCCATTGAGGGGATAAGGTTTGCTTCTATCACCGGAACAGTGGGCCCTAATTATGCATTTGTTGGTGGGTGGGCAGCAGAACTGCTGGCGGGTGTTCAAAATAAGCAGCTATACCTGTCCGTTCTTTGGGTGGCACACGGTTTATTCAGTGCTGGATTTATTGCCTACATTCCTTTTAGCAAATTCATGCACATTTTTAGCGCACCATTGGAGATTGCAGTGAATGCCTCTGAGGACGGCTTAAGGAGTGACTTATATTGA
- a CDS encoding NAD(P)/FAD-dependent oxidoreductase, with translation MDILIIGGGGSSAVTARTVKKYMPRAQVQVYTKRKVAGYRPCELTYVLGGEIPSFETMINFDPAGMAKNNIFYHMETAVTEIEPQQQYVTVKGEKVRYDRLVIATGSEPFIPPIPGADGTNEFTLGTDMVYAENFLKALPQFKSAVIIGAGPVGLEAAEALVNRNYEDVWVVEAANQILPKFLDREMAQIVQDRLAGQGVNFLFNAQVSEIRTEEGQKIAVIDDSSVKADCIVYCTGFRPRNELARRCGLEIGETGGIKVDQFLRTSDPNIFAVGDVAQTTDLISGRPTLSMMGSNAVRTAKVAAQNMVSEKMVAYNGTVHTFAIKLAGLYIGTAGYNETARGMLLPDSPQVATASHRATVKPPYVNGKPIHIKLAAESESYRLIGVQLISEDPVGIADLDRLALAMTEQISLSEISLAETCYTPSLNWPYSPVAQTVDNLIYRLEQIQNGED, from the coding sequence ATGGACATTTTAATTATTGGCGGCGGCGGTTCTTCGGCAGTTACGGCGAGAACGGTAAAAAAATATATGCCTAGGGCCCAGGTACAAGTGTACACTAAGCGTAAGGTTGCCGGATATCGCCCTTGTGAACTGACCTATGTTCTCGGTGGGGAAATTCCTAGCTTTGAAACCATGATTAACTTCGACCCCGCCGGTATGGCAAAAAACAATATTTTTTATCATATGGAGACGGCGGTTACGGAAATTGAGCCTCAACAGCAATACGTTACAGTTAAGGGTGAAAAGGTTAGATATGATCGGCTGGTAATTGCTACCGGATCGGAGCCATTTATTCCGCCTATTCCCGGTGCAGATGGCACAAACGAGTTTACCTTGGGCACGGATATGGTTTATGCGGAAAACTTTCTCAAGGCATTACCACAGTTTAAATCAGCAGTGATTATAGGCGCGGGGCCGGTTGGGTTAGAGGCGGCAGAGGCACTGGTTAACCGTAACTATGAAGACGTTTGGGTAGTTGAAGCTGCTAACCAAATTCTTCCCAAATTCCTTGATAGGGAAATGGCGCAAATAGTACAGGACAGGTTGGCCGGTCAAGGTGTTAACTTTTTGTTTAATGCCCAGGTTAGTGAAATAAGAACCGAAGAGGGACAGAAGATTGCAGTTATTGATGATTCTTCCGTAAAGGCAGATTGTATAGTCTACTGCACAGGGTTTAGACCCCGAAATGAATTGGCGCGGCGGTGTGGCTTAGAGATAGGGGAAACAGGCGGAATAAAAGTGGATCAATTTTTGCGGACTAGTGACCCTAATATTTTCGCCGTTGGAGATGTGGCCCAAACCACGGACTTGATTTCTGGTAGACCCACACTGTCTATGATGGGCAGTAATGCGGTGCGTACTGCAAAAGTGGCGGCGCAGAATATGGTTTCTGAGAAAATGGTGGCATATAACGGCACTGTTCACACTTTTGCCATTAAGCTGGCGGGTTTGTATATCGGTACCGCAGGATATAATGAAACCGCCAGGGGAATGCTGCTGCCGGATAGTCCTCAAGTTGCTACGGCTTCCCATAGGGCTACTGTCAAACCACCATATGTTAACGGCAAACCAATTCATATAAAATTAGCAGCAGAATCGGAGTCCTACCGCTTAATTGGTGTTCAGCTAATTTCTGAGGACCCGGTGGGAATAGCGGATCTTGACCGTTTGGCCCTTGCTATGACTGAACAGATATCTCTCAGTGAGATTTCATTGGCGGAGACTTGTTATACACCATCTTTGAATTGGCCGTATTCACCTGTAGCCCAAACAGTGGATAATCTGATCTATCGTCTGGAGCAAATACAAAATGGGGAGGATTAA
- a CDS encoding ABC transporter ATP-binding protein yields MALVVEKLGKNYQQLNILRNLSVTVEKGEFCCITGPSGCGKSTLLRLIAGLESSDTGRIIVDGSSPSPGGREIGFVFQEDTLFPWLTIKKNITFPLELSGMKREKREELAAYFLRLTNLQQFGGHYPHQLSGGMKQRVAVARALAYKPKVVLMDEPFAALDAQTRNYMQQQLIELWEHEKLTIVFVTHNIDEALYLADRVLVLTGRPAGNRQEFLVKLPRPRQRTSLPFVKLREQILSLMAN; encoded by the coding sequence ATGGCGTTAGTGGTGGAAAAACTGGGAAAAAACTATCAGCAGTTGAATATCCTTCGAAACCTTTCAGTAACCGTTGAGAAAGGCGAATTCTGCTGTATTACCGGGCCCAGCGGCTGTGGAAAAAGTACATTGCTGCGCTTAATCGCGGGGTTGGAAAGTTCTGATACCGGACGGATTATCGTAGATGGGAGCAGTCCTTCCCCCGGGGGAAGGGAAATAGGTTTTGTATTTCAAGAGGATACCCTCTTTCCCTGGTTGACTATCAAAAAGAACATTACATTTCCGTTAGAACTTTCCGGTATGAAGCGTGAAAAACGAGAAGAATTAGCGGCCTATTTTCTCCGACTGACAAACTTACAGCAGTTCGGCGGTCATTACCCGCACCAGTTATCCGGTGGGATGAAACAAAGAGTTGCGGTTGCTCGGGCGTTGGCATACAAGCCGAAGGTGGTGCTGATGGATGAACCATTTGCGGCATTGGATGCTCAGACAAGAAATTACATGCAGCAGCAGCTTATAGAGCTATGGGAACATGAAAAGCTGACTATAGTGTTTGTTACGCATAATATTGACGAAGCACTCTATTTAGCTGACCGGGTACTGGTACTCACCGGCAGGCCAGCAGGAAACAGGCAGGAGTTTCTAGTGAAGCTGCCCAGGCCGCGGCAGAGAACTTCGTTACCTTTTGTTAAGCTCCGTGAGCAGATATTATCTTTAATGGCAAATTAG